GCCTTTTTCGGTAAGGAACATTTTTCTGTCCAAAGTGGACGCCGTGATGCGTTCCAATGGCCGACAATTGTTCGTGTTGGTAAAGAAGCGGGGCGTTTGGCATCTCGCCGTGAAGGAAATGAAGGCTCAACAGGTTTATCCAGCCCGAAACGTTATCTTTGGGATACAGAGCGTTACGAACAAGGCTGGCGTTTTAACTCATCTTATGTGAAAACCGATGCAGAACCTTATGCAACAGCGGCACCGCTCTCTGGGCTGATTAACGAATATGGCGAAGCGTTATACCGCTTGCGTGATGATGTTGAAGAAGAGTTTGAGCGTAAAATGCCCGTGTTCCAGCCGCATTATTCACGCAGCTCATTGATGACTTTTATGCTGTCTGAAGTGTTATTGCAAGCTCTGATGCAAATCAACAGTCCTGCTCAGCGTTCAAAACTAGAACACGCAAAAACCCCACGCTTTTTGCGTTCGATTATTTTGACGGTTCCGCCTGCAATGCCAAAACCCGAGCGAGAAATTTTCCGTGGGAATATGTTAGAAGCCATTGGTTTAGTGTGGAAAAGTCTTGGTTGGGATAACACCGACAATAATATTGATTTCTTCACCAAAGAGAGCCGTGAGCAGTATTGGCCAGTCTTGCCTGAAGTGCATATTCAATGGGATGAAGCAACAAGCGGTCAGATCGTCTATTTATTTAACGAAACACAAAATAACTATGCAGGTCGCCCTGAAGCCTTTATTTCGGCAATAGTTCGCCCTGATAAAACCGATAAAACCAAAATGACTGTTGCCACTATCGATATTGGTGGCGGCACCACAGACTTAGTGATCAACGACTATCATCTTGACTATGGTGAAAACGGACGCTCTGGCAGTAATGCGTATATCATTCCAACGCAACGTTTCCGAGACGGTTTCAAAGTGGCAGGGGATGATATTCTGCTTGATATGATTCGTGATGTAGTTATTCCCTCATTGGCAGACGGGCTAAAGGCAGCGGGCTTAAAAGATCCCGATCCTATTTTGTCTGAATTGATTGGCACCCAAGTGTTAAAAGTCCAAGACCGTTTACTTCGCCAACAATTAACCTTACAAATTTTCAGCCCCGTAGGACTTCGTATTCTCAAAGAGTATGAAGAATATGATATTTTTTCAACGGAAAATAGCTTGTCTGGGGCAACGTTTGAAAGCTTATTGGCAGAAGCTGATCCACCAACAGAAAGTGTTTTAAACTATATTAACCAACCGATTTCACGTGAATTAGGCAAGCCATTTAACATTTTAGATGTGCCAGTTAAAGTGAATTTGGCTCAAATTCATTTGCTGTTTATGAATGAGCATTACGATATTTGTAAAACCTTCAAATCGTTATGTGAAATCGTGAATAGCTACCAATGTGATGTGTTGTTGCTGACTGGGCGGCCGTCTCGTTTACCAGGGGTTCAAGCCTACTTTAAATCTCGCTTGCCGCTTCCTGTTGGGCGAATTTTACCATTGCATCATTACAAAACGGGAAGTTGGTATCCATTTCATAAACAAGGCAGAATTGATGATCCGAAAACAACCGCAGCCGTTGGGGCGATGCTGTGTTTCTTGAGTAAAAACTCTCGGATTCCAAATTTCTTCTTTAGATCCATAGCAATTAAAGCTTATTCAACGGTGAAATACATTGGCTTATTAAGCAACAACAACACCATTCAAGAAAGCGATGTGTATTATGCCGATGTGAATTTGGATAATGAGGACTATGATTTCCCTGATCACGAATTTGAAGTGCGTGGTAAAACTCGCCTTGGCTTCCGCCAATTAAATGTTGAACGTTGGACGGCTGCCCCCCTTTATACATTAAGTATTGAAAATCCTGAATTAAGGGAGCGTTTAGCGGGAAGTGGCGTGGTGCTTAATGTTTCACTCAAAGTGGCAAAAACTCGAGACAAAGGCAATTACAGCGAAACACTGGAAATCAAACAGATCCAAGCAAGTGATGGCAGAAGTGTGCGTAAAGACGATGTTAAGCTGCAATTAAATACGATGTTAGATGCAGGACTGAATGATTCACAATATTGGCTTGATAGTGGAAGTGTAAAAAGATGAGTAATACAGAAAAACTAGTTGGTGCTTGGAATAACTTATTTGAAGGTTCACACTGTGCGATTCAATGGGTATCAGATAACCGTACACAAAGCCCACGATTAGATAATGAAGCAGACAGCTTAATTTTAGAATTACGCCGTTTACGCAATGCTGCAAAACGGTTGGGAGAATCGTCATCACATCCTGTTACTGCGGGCTTTTTTGGGCTTTCACAAGCAGGTAAATCCTATCTCATTTCTGCACTTGCTGCCGATAAACAAGGGAAACTCCAAACGGTGTTTGACGGTAAAACCTTAGACTTCGTTGAACACATTAACCCCGAAGGAGGCGGTAAGGAAGCCACTGGGTTAGTGACCCGTTTTAGCCGCAATGCCACTGGCGGCATTAGTGGTTATCCGTTGAAACTGCAAATTTTCAGTGAAGTGGAAATTATCAAAATCTTAATTAACTCTTTCTTTAACGATTTTGATAAAGAGAAATTAGATTACGTTTGCGATCAAAATAAAATCAATGACATTTTAAAGAAAGTCAGCAACAAAGCCACAGCCCGCTCATTTGGCGGTTTAACCGAAGATGATGTGGTGGATTTACAAGATTACGCTACAGATAACTTTGGCAAATCGCTCTCGGCATTAAATGCAAATTACTGGGCAAAAGCGACCGCTTTAGCTCCGAAATTAGCCATTGAAGATCGTGCAACTCTTTTTTCGATTTTATGGGGCGAGTTTCCAGAATTTAATGATGTGTACATTCAGTTCGCCAAAACATTAGCCGCACTTGGACACGCCTCAACAGTCTATGCACCACTAACCGCCGTTATCAAAGAAAAAGAAGGTGGTGGTATTTCCAAAGCAGATAGCATTATGAATGTCGATATGGTGGAGCGTTTAGGCACAAGTCGTGATGAAAAAATTACAGTACGTCCAAAAGTCAGCGAAGATGAAACTGCTGAGCCTGTTGAGATTTCACTGTCACAGCTCACCATTCTCACTGCAGAATTGGTGTTCCCGCTGATGAATGAAACTCGAGTGCCTGTGGTTGAAAATATTGATTTATTGGATTTCCCTGGCTATCGCGGACGTATGAACATCACTCAAATTACCGCTGATAACCCTGTTTCGCAGCTCATCTTGCGGGGTAAAGTGGCGTATCTGTTTGAACGTTATACTGATAGCCAAGAAATGAATATCTTGATTATGTGTACCCCTAGTAACACGCAGTCGGAAGTCAATGATGTCGGCCCAGTCTTAGAGCGTTGGATCAACAAAACACAAGGTGAGTCTGCTGAAATTCGTCATGGACGAAAACCTGGCTTACTTTGGGCAGTCACCAAATTTGATATTCGTATTCAAGATAAACTGACTACGACTGAAGAAAACCTAAAAATTAGCTGGGGTAGCGATGGTCTTCTCAAACAAACCATTCTAGAGCGTTTTGGACACTACGACTGGTTCAAAAATTGGGCGGGTGATAAACCGTTCAGCAATATGTTCTTAGTGCGTAAACCAGGGTTTAAAGTGCCGTTTCTCAATGTGGAAAGCGGTCAAGAACTCAGTGTTAATGACAATGAGCGAGCTCAATTAGATTTAATGAAAAAGACTTTCACCCAAGATCCCGAAATTCAACGCCATGTTGAAAACCCTGAAGCCAAATGGAATGCGATGTTAGAACTCAATGATGGCGGAATGAAAGGGATCAGTGATTATCTTGAAACAATTTCATCACCTGAAGTAAAACAAAAACGGATTATTGAGCAACTCAACCAAGCGATTCAACTGGTTGAACAACGTTTTAGCTCTTGGTATCAAAGTGATGGTGCAGAAGAGGTCAATAAAAAGCGTCAGCTTGCACAAGCCATTATTAAGGAATTACAAGGTCGATCGCTATTTCTTGGTGAATTATTACGCCTATTCCAGCTCCCGTATGACACCATTTTCTCCTTGTATCACTCCGTTGATTTAGACGAGAGCAGCGAAACGGGCGAAACAACAGCAGATAATACCGCAGTAGCAAGTTTCGATATGAGCTTTGATTTTGGTGATAGCAGCACGTTAGATATTTTTGGTGAAGCACCAACGTTAGATCCTACCGCTGAAAAGCAAGAAAATGCCTCACCAACGATGAAATCACGCTTTGCCCAAGCGGTGTTCAAAGCGTGGATTGAACATCTTCGCAGTTTCTCAGCAAACGAGCATTTAATGCGATTTTTCCGATTTAATGGTGAAAACCGCAAAATTTTAGATGAATTAGTGGGCGAGTTGATTACTGCAGCCACCCGCCTGAAATTGCAAGAATCGCTTTCTGAAGCCGTTTTACAAAATGAAAATGCGGGTTATAAACGTGACCAAGTCGCTGAACGGCAAGTATTTACCGTGCATACCCAAATTTCAGATTTCTTGGCGTGGCTCGGGTTTATTCAGCAACCCACCGCACAACGTCCAGCCAGCCGATCGGTTGCTGGGCAAGCCGTTTTTGAAACCAAAGCAGTGGACATGGTCAACGGTTTACCGAGACTCAGTGAACAGCCAAGCACCTTTACCCGTGATTATCTGTTCGACTGGTTTGTTGCCTTTGGGGCAATCTGCGAACAAAATGCGGGACACAGTGCAGGTCGTGAGATTGATGCGGCTCAAAATGCCAAACTCGGTGATATTTTAAACCGCTTTACCACATCAAAAATTTAAGCAGAGGACATTATGCCAATTATTGTCGAATTAAAAGAAAATAGACCAGGCTATGCGGATATCGAAATTAAACGCTGGAAAGGCAGTGCTGACTTAGAAATTGCCGTTCAACGCAACCAAGATCAGCACTATTTCGCCCAAGGTGAACAATGGAACCCTGAACCCGTTTGGCATAAAGTGAGCGACTTAGTCGACACTGGCGAAGCCTTACAAGGCACCCTTGGTCCTTGGCTGATTGATGCTCTCGTTCAACAAGCAGGCAATACTCAATATTTGCTGTGGGCGAAAAGCGACAATTTGACTGACCGTGGTGTGATCCGCTTTTTAGGCAATATTTTGGCATCTTCTGCGGGGGGCGATTCCTCTCGTGAAGAAGATGTTCGAGAAATTGTCGAACCCGAGATCGTCACGGAAGTAACGGAAAATATCATCGTAGAAGAGCCGATTGATGTTGTGGCTGGACCTGAAATAACCGAAACCAAAGTGGAAGAGCCGCTCATTCAGGAAACACCACGTCCCGCAGTACCCGAAACCAAGAAGAAAAGCCCTGCTGCCCTCATTACATTGCTCATTCTCTTGTTAGCCATTGCAGGGAGCGTTGCTTGGTGGCTACTAGGGAAGAAACCTGATGAAGTTGCAAAAAAATCGCCAGAAGTGACCGCTTGTGAGATTCAAACAGGCGGCGACGAGCTAAACTTTCTGCAAGCTTGCTTGAAAACCAACCCAGACACCAAACAATTATTAGCCATTATTGAAAATGCAAAAAATGCCAAAGCCTGCGGTATTGCTCAACGTCTTTATGCCAATAAAGCCGAAAGTGGTAATGCGGAAATTGCCTTTGCTTACGCCAAAGAGTACGACGCAGCTTTCTCTAAAGGCGATGGCTGCTTTAAATTAGACAAAGAAAGTGCGTTGTATTGGTATGAAACGGGATTAGCCGCCAATCCAAACAATGAAGAAGCCAAAAAACGTATTGAAGAGTTGAAAAAATAATGAAACAGACACTGACCCTATTCGCCTTAACAACGCTTGGATTATGCAGCACTGTCTTAGCTAATCCAAAGCCGCTCAAACAAGAAGGCAAGCAAACCTTATTTCAACGTGTGTTAAGCACACCAACCTGTGCGTTATCTGACACGGCTGGAAAAGCGGACGGCAAGAAAATCCCTGCTTTTTCTCGTTACTATGTTTATGCACGCCAAACCGTGAACAACCAAGAATGGTTGCAAGTTGGGCCTGATGAATTTGGTAAAACCGTCGGCTGGTTAAATGCAAACTGTGCAGTGCCTTGGAATATCCAAATGACGCTGACGTTTACCAACCCAGTTGGGCGAGATCCACTTCTCTTTTTTAAAGATAAAACCGCTCTGGAAGGCGTGATTTCATCGGATAAAAAAGCCGATAGCATCAAACAAATTCGCGACAACTTAGCGAAAACAGGTAATGCAGAAAGCATTGTGGCACAAGAGCCAAAAGAGTTTGTCGATTTCCAAAAGCACTTCTACTTATTGCCGATTTTACAAGGCGAAGAAGTGATGAATAATGACGGTTTCTACGAGCGGATTTTAGAAGTAGCGTCCGTCTCGAAAAAAGAGCCTGCAGCACAAACTAGTCCAACAACGGCTAAACCTGCGAGCAACAACGCTCAAACGGGTGAAGTGACTGGCTTCAAAGCGGCTGTGGTATTTGTGATCGACTCCACCATTTCCATGGATCCTTACATTAACCGCACCCGAGAAGCGATTAAACAGCTTTACGATCAAGTTGAAAAAGAGAATCTGCAAGAACAGGTGAAATTCGGCTTAGTGGCTTTCCGTTCGAGTACTAAAGCAGTTCCTGGCTTAGAATACACGTCCAAAATGTTTGTGGATCCGAATACAGTAAAAGATGGCAAAGATTTTATGGACAAAGTCGCAGCCCTAAAACAAGCCAAAGTGTCCAGTAAAGAGTTTAGTGAAGATGCCTATGCAGGCATTAACCAAGCGTTGAAAGAGATTGATTGGAACAATTTTGGCGGTCGTTATATTGTATTGATTACCGATGCTGGGGCGATCGAAGGCGACAATCCTATTTCCACCACGGGAATGGATGCCAAACAGCTGCGATTAGAAGCTCAACACAAAGGCGTTGCAGTTTATGCCTTACACTTAAAAACGCCGTCAGGCAAAAACAATCACGATAAAGCGGCAAGCCAATATAACGATTTGGCGTTTAATAACTACATCAACAAAGCGTTGTACTACCCTGTAAATGCGGGGGATGTGAATGAATTCGGCGAAAAAGTCAGCTCCCTTGCTAAAGCTTTAACCGCCGATGTGAAACTCGCCTACAAAGGCGAAATGGCAGCAGGCAGCTCCTTAGGTGCAAAAGAAGAAGAGAAAAAGCCCGCTAATGAATTAGAAGAAGATGCTGCATTAATCGGAAAGGCGATGCGTCTTGCCTATTTAGGACGGACAAATGGACAAACCGCTCCACCAGTGTTTAAAGCGTGGATCAGTGACCGTGATTTTGTCAAAGCCAATACACCAACCGCTGAAGTGCGGGTGCTATTTACCAAAGCACAGTTAAGTGAGCTCAGCGAAGTGGTGAAAAACATTTCGGATGCGGCGACCAGTGGTTTAATTGCTCCTGACGATATGTTCAAACAGTTGCGTTCCGTTGCAGCTGCGATGGGGCAAGATCCGAATAAAATCAAACAAGGCGGTGCAACGAAAATTGCGGATCTTGGTTTGCTTGGCGAATACTTAGATGGCATTCCGTATAAAAGCCAAGTGACCAGTATTGATGAAGATTCGTGGAAAAGTATGGGGGCTCAACAGCAAGAAAAATTCATTATGGATTTGAAGAAAAAACTCCGCCACTACAAAACCTATAATGATGATGTTGACCGTTGGATTTCGCTCACCGAAGGCAGCGATCCAAAAGACAATGTATACCCTGTGCCGCTTGAAGCGTTACCATAAATTTGCAAAAAATACCGAGAAACTGACCGCTTGCAAGGATAGAACCGATGCTGAAAATTCAAGATTTGGCGATTACACGAGGAAGCCACGCCAATCCATTCCACATTCACCTGCCTGCATTACATTTGAAAGCGGGTGAAGCCGTGGCACTTTGCGGGAGCAGCGGCTGTGGAAAAAGCACCATTTTGGAAATGGTGGGGCTGATTTTGAAGCCCGATCGACTTGCAAGCTATCAAATTTACGATCGTAATACTCTCCAAAATATTGAGCCATTCATTGCACAGCAAAATCAAACACAACTTGCTAGACTGCGTGCCGAATGCTTCGGTTTTATGTTGCAGTCAGGCGGGCTGCTGCCTTTTCTGTCTGTGCAAGAAAACTTAGCGTTGTCTAGCCAAATTTTAGGCAAAGCACTTGATCAAGAATGGCTACACTATTTGGTAGCTGAACTGCAAATTTCGCACTTGCTACAACAATACCCGAAACAACTTTCTATTGGCGAAAGGCAGCGTGTTTCGTTTATTCGCTCAATCTCCCATCAACCTACCGTGCTATTAGCCGATGAACCAACCGCTGCGTTGGATCCGTCTAATGCGGAAAAACTGTTCGATATTATTTTAGCTATCGTACAGAAAAATCAGCTTGCAGCTTTGGTGGTGACTCACGATCGGGAGTTGATTAAACAGAAAGCGATTCGTGTTATTCAAGGGCAGGTTTCGAATAACCAAGCGGTGTTTCAGGAGTAGCTATGCGGTTTTCATTACTGTTCAAATTAGTCGCAAAAGATTTATGGCAAGACCGTAAAGTCTCCTTTTTTATTGTATCAGCGTTAATGGCAGTGATTGCCCCGTTGCTTTTATTGTTTAGTTTAAAATTTGGCATTGTGTCTAAACTGCAGCAAGATCTACTCAACGACCCGCAAAATCTCGAAATCAAAATGGATGGGCTAAATTACAATCTGGACGACAAATGGTTAAATGCGATCAAAAACAACCCGCTTGTTCAGTTTGTGGTGCCGCTCACCCGTGCATTAAATATGCAGGCAGATTTACGCTCTACTCATACCTTTGAGCGTGATGTGCTGTTAATACCAACAGCAGAAAAAGATCCGTTAATCCCTGAAAATATGGCGTTATCGCAAGATAAAGGCATCATTTTGTCTGCCGTAATCGCAGAAAAATTACAGGTTCAGCGAGGCGATAACATTGATCTATTTTTCAGCCGCAAACTTGATGGCGTTGAACAAAAAGCAAGTATGACCTTAACCGTCGAAAACGTGTTGCCAGAGCGTTATTTCAATCGCAAAGGGGCTTTTGTTAGCTTGCCTATTCTTATTGAGATCGAAAATTTTCTTGATGGCTACCAAGTCAGCCACTATGTCAACCTGCCAATCTCGTCAGGCAAAGTATTGGAAACACCACGCCGAACTTATTCGAAAGCCCGAATTTATGCCACCGATCTGGATAGTGTTTTAGCGTTATCTGCTCAGTTGAGAGAGCAAGGCATTTCAACCCTAACCCAAGCCAATGCAATTGCTAATGTAAAATCGATTGATAAGGTGCTTACTATCCTGTTTGTGATTATTGCGATCACCTCGATCATCGGGGCGGTTTTATCGCTATCGGGTTCTTTTCTAGCGAATATTGAACGAAAACGGAAAGAAATTTCATTGCTCTATTTATTTGGCTTAAAACCAAGCGAATTGAAAGTATATTTAATGATGCAATCGCTTCTGTTATCTTCAGCGGCTTTTGTGCTGGCATTGGTTCTATTTATCATCAGTAGCACAATCATTAATACCGTTTTCAGCCAACATTTATCAGAAGAGACTTTTTTGAGCGTCTTATTACCAATTCATTACCTAATTGCTTTTTTAGCGACAAATAGTGTCGCCTTGGTGGTCGCTATGTTAGGCGGAAGCAACATCGGAAAAATTCAACCTGCGGAGATCTTGCGTGAAGTGTAAATTAACTCGTTTAACTATGTTGTCCCTACTGGTTTTGTGCAGCCAAGCCATTATTGCGGAGCCTTGGGACAAGAAATTTTATAACCCCAAAGAGCTTGAAGGGGATATTGCCTTACCGATGCCCTGCGAAGGTGCGATGATTTTCCGTATGGTGAAAACAGGTTCACATAATCTCCTTGGCGATAAAGCAATCGTACTCGGCAGCGAAAGTGCTGAACAAAAGTTTGCCGAATATGCGACACCTAACTATATTTCAGGTAGCTTTTCGGAAAAAGGCGAGCGTTATTTTTTGATGTCAAAATATGAAATTACCCAGTTGCAATATCAAGCGGTAATGAACGAAAACTGCCCGAAAGCTGAAATCAAAGCTCGCTTTCCTGTTACAAATGTGAGTTGGTTTGACGCAGTGGCGTTCAGCAATAAATACAGCGAATGGTTGTTGAAAAATCACGCAGACAAATTGCCAAAAGAAGATAACAAAGTTGGCTTTGTTCGTTTACCAACCAATACCGAATGGGAATATGCTGCACGTGGTGGGGCCGCTGTGTCTGATTCTGAATTTCGTGAACGACTTTTTCCAATGAAAGAAAGCAGCGATAAGTACATCTGGTCCACTAAAAATGCCAATGGCAAATTACAGCTTGCGGGTCAGCTTAATCCAAACCCGCTTGGCTTATTTGATATGCTTGGCAATGTGAATGAAATGACCTTTGATGCTTTCCGAGCCAATAAACTTGACCGCTATCACGGACAAAGCGGTGGCATTACAGTACGAGGCGGAAGTTATTTAACTGGTGACAACCAAATGTCTAGTGCATATCGCATCGAACAGCCTTATTACAACGATAATGGCGAAGGATTTAAGGCGAAAGACACTGGATTTCGGGTCGTTTTTGTGACACCAATCATCACCTCGAACAACCGTTTACAACAAATTTCAAACGAGTGGCAATCTCTTGGTAAAGACAATAAACAAGATCAAGAAATTGTCACCAATCTTGAGAAAATTACCCAAGGTGTTGAAAATAAAGAGTTGAAAAATAAGTTGAAAAGCTTAGAAGATGCGTTAAGAGCGTCTAATCAACATAAAGATGAACAGCGGGATCAAGCGATTCGCTCCGCATTGCAACTTGGGGCATTTCTTTGCACCGATGTGTCAGATCTCAACAAACGCTATACGGAATATCAAAAACGTTACGATACGCTATGTAGCGATGCTCAAACTGCCCTTGCGGCTTGCCCTGATATCAAAATTCAGGCTAATGAAGCCCAAAATGTGCGTGATTTTGTCTTAAAATATTATGCGGATACCTTAGTGGAAACTTCCCAAACTTATCCGCACGATATTATGAAAAAACAGATTCAGCCAGTGATTTCAAAACTGCAGAATCAAAACAAATCGAATTTGAATCAGTACGTTGATCTTTACGCCAAACACCTTGCCGATTATTACAAAACAGGCAAAATAGCACGTGAAGTTTGGTTACAAAATTGTAACGAATTAAGAAAATAGTTTCCAAAATGTTCAATTCTTAGGAGAACGATATGCAATTATTTAAATTTAGCAAATCATTGCCACTTACATTGGGCTTATCTGCGGCAGTTTTAGTGTCGGGTTGCCAAAATATGGGAGGTCTAAGCCTGGGTTCATCATCAAATGCCGACCCCTTGCTGAACAGCGGGCGCCAAGCCGAATTTTTTAGCGAATCAGGGATCAGTGCTTGTTTAACGGGTGGATTAGCTGGTGCAGCAACGGGAGCATTGGCGGGTCTAGTTACAGGAGGAGACTCAAAAGCAACAACGATTGGTGCTGCCGCTGGGGCAGTTGCTGGCTGTGGTATTGGTATGGGAGCTAACTACTATTTTGAACAGCAACGCACGAAATATGCGAATAAAGAAGATCGCTTAAATGCCGAAATTCGAGATGTGAAAGAAACCAATAATGTAGCACGTGAAACCATTAGTGTGGCAAAAACCGTGTTAAATAAAGATAAACAGACATTGGCTGCGTTAAATAAACAAATTAAAAACAAATCTGTTGAACAAGCTAATGCGAAGAAAGAGCTTGCTCGTGTCGATGCCAACTTAAAAACCTTAAATGAGCGTTTGTCTGTAATGAAGAAAAAACGCGATGCCTTTAAAGAGGTGGTGGTGTTAGAAAAACGTGAAGGGGCAAATGTGAAACAGCTCGATGCTCAAATCAACACATTAAATAAACAGATCGCTGAACTTGAAAGCTTGATTACTGCAGCGTCTAAACAACGTACCGCAATTAAATTGGGATAATTTTTTATGAAATCGATCAAACTCACCTTATTTGCAATTCTTTCTGCTTATCTGACCGCTTGTAGTGCTACGCCTGAAGAATGCGACCCAACCGTTGAACTCAGCGTTTTTGGCAAAGCAGCTTGCAGTTTCTCTGGCAGCTACGATAAACGTATTGAACAGAAAGAAAAAATTCTGCTAGACGAAAAAGCCACGAGCAAAGAACTCAACAGCATTTATAGCCAAATCAAAGCACAACAGAATGCAGTCAATCAATCTACTGCACAGAAAAAAGCACAACTGGCTAAGTTGAATAAATCTGTTAATTCACTGACAGCGGATTTAAAGAAAAAAGCCGCAGGGAAATCGGGCTTAATGAAACAGATCAACGAGGTTGAACAGCAGTTGAAAAATGTGAATAACTCTTCTGCATCTGAAGCTGAAAAACAACTTGAACTGCAAAAATTGCAATCGAAGTTATCGAGTTTACAACAAGCTATTGGTATTTAATCTAACTTGATAATATCCGTAATCTCAAGATTGCGGATATTATTTTCAGTGAGCACCTATTTATGCAACGACTAGCCCGCACGCCTATCGAACCTAGCCAGCAAAATGCACTCGCCTTTCTGGCTCATTTTACTGAAATTAAACAACTATTAGCCAAACATTTACCACCAAGCACGCTAAAAGTGTTTGCTGAACCCGTGGTCAAAAATGATGTTGTTGAATGGTATTCTTCTCTCGAAGGACAACCAGTCAAACTGACCGAAAAACAGCAAGATGAAAAACTGCTCTCTAATATTCAAAATAAACTGACTTCCATTCAGAATTTAGTTTCCGAACTTAAACAGCAAAATGCCATTTCTCCTGAAAAAACCGCATTAGTTCAACAACTATTAACGTCTGCTACCCATAACACGAAAGAGATCTATGTCGTTAATGGCGAACCCGTGATTGTTGGCTGGGGATTAGGAAAAGTGGTTGAGCCACCGTCGGTTATTCCACCTGTTGCCGCAGCAGCAACCGTGCCTTTCTGGCGTAAACATTTATGGTGTTTATTGCTATTACCACTTCTTTTATTGCTACTCGGCTTTTTGCTCTGGTGGTTCTTGCTCAAAGCAAAACCCGAAGCAACTCCACCTGTCAAAGAACCAGTTAAACAGGAAGTGGTAAAACAGCCTGAACCAGAAAAAGTACCAGAACCAGTTAAAACACCAGAGCCAGTAAAAGAGCCAGAACCGATCAAGGAAGTTGAACCCGAAAAAACGGTAGAAAAAGAGAAGCCAGTTGAAACGGTAAAAGCCCCCGAGCCAGAGCCTAAAAAAGAAGAAAAGGTTGTTGAGCCACCTAAAAAGCCAGCACCTATCTGTACAAAATCCATTACACCTGAAAAACGTCCACAAATGGTTATGGTCTTTGATAACTCGACATCTATGCTACTTTCTCTTTCCGAGAGTAAAGCATCGGTCGACGCTTTTTATGAGCGTTGGGATACGGTTGGGGTTACGGAAGCCGAATTAGAATATATGCGTCGTGAACCACGACGGCTCACTGTAGCGAAAAGCTCGGCATCTACCATTATTGATAAGATTGACAAAAATATTGA
The nucleotide sequence above comes from Pasteurellaceae bacterium Orientalotternb1. Encoded proteins:
- a CDS encoding serine/threonine protein kinase codes for the protein MKQTLTLFALTTLGLCSTVLANPKPLKQEGKQTLFQRVLSTPTCALSDTAGKADGKKIPAFSRYYVYARQTVNNQEWLQVGPDEFGKTVGWLNANCAVPWNIQMTLTFTNPVGRDPLLFFKDKTALEGVISSDKKADSIKQIRDNLAKTGNAESIVAQEPKEFVDFQKHFYLLPILQGEEVMNNDGFYERILEVASVSKKEPAAQTSPTTAKPASNNAQTGEVTGFKAAVVFVIDSTISMDPYINRTREAIKQLYDQVEKENLQEQVKFGLVAFRSSTKAVPGLEYTSKMFVDPNTVKDGKDFMDKVAALKQAKVSSKEFSEDAYAGINQALKEIDWNNFGGRYIVLITDAGAIEGDNPISTTGMDAKQLRLEAQHKGVAVYALHLKTPSGKNNHDKAASQYNDLAFNNYINKALYYPVNAGDVNEFGEKVSSLAKALTADVKLAYKGEMAAGSSLGAKEEEKKPANELEEDAALIGKAMRLAYLGRTNGQTAPPVFKAWISDRDFVKANTPTAEVRVLFTKAQLSELSEVVKNISDAATSGLIAPDDMFKQLRSVAAAMGQDPNKIKQGGATKIADLGLLGEYLDGIPYKSQVTSIDEDSWKSMGAQQQEKFIMDLKKKLRHYKTYNDDVDRWISLTEGSDPKDNVYPVPLEALP
- a CDS encoding ABC transporter ATP-binding protein, yielding MLKIQDLAITRGSHANPFHIHLPALHLKAGEAVALCGSSGCGKSTILEMVGLILKPDRLASYQIYDRNTLQNIEPFIAQQNQTQLARLRAECFGFMLQSGGLLPFLSVQENLALSSQILGKALDQEWLHYLVAELQISHLLQQYPKQLSIGERQRVSFIRSISHQPTVLLADEPTAALDPSNAEKLFDIILAIVQKNQLAALVVTHDRELIKQKAIRVIQGQVSNNQAVFQE
- a CDS encoding sulfatase, encoding MLSLLVLCSQAIIAEPWDKKFYNPKELEGDIALPMPCEGAMIFRMVKTGSHNLLGDKAIVLGSESAEQKFAEYATPNYISGSFSEKGERYFLMSKYEITQLQYQAVMNENCPKAEIKARFPVTNVSWFDAVAFSNKYSEWLLKNHADKLPKEDNKVGFVRLPTNTEWEYAARGGAAVSDSEFRERLFPMKESSDKYIWSTKNANGKLQLAGQLNPNPLGLFDMLGNVNEMTFDAFRANKLDRYHGQSGGITVRGGSYLTGDNQMSSAYRIEQPYYNDNGEGFKAKDTGFRVVFVTPIITSNNRLQQISNEWQSLGKDNKQDQEIVTNLEKITQGVENKELKNKLKSLEDALRASNQHKDEQRDQAIRSALQLGAFLCTDVSDLNKRYTEYQKRYDTLCSDAQTALAACPDIKIQANEAQNVRDFVLKYYADTLVETSQTYPHDIMKKQIQPVISKLQNQNKSNLNQYVDLYAKHLADYYKTGKIAREVWLQNCNELRK